Proteins from one Polymorphobacter megasporae genomic window:
- a CDS encoding DUF427 domain-containing protein: MRPRPDPTAPGQQSVWDYPRPAVAESSSRHVRIEHHGVIVADTRAAFRVLETSHPPSWYLPPDSIASGLLQSSARRSFCEWKGVAVYWHLAIGDELLLDVGWSYPEPSTAFAAMRDHVAFYADRLDRCLVDGEPVTPQPGGFYGGWITPDVVGPFKGVPGSAGW, from the coding sequence ATGAGGCCGCGACCGGATCCAACCGCCCCGGGACAGCAAAGCGTCTGGGATTACCCGCGCCCCGCTGTGGCTGAGTCGAGCTCCCGCCACGTCCGGATCGAGCACCACGGCGTCATCGTCGCCGACACCCGCGCCGCGTTCCGCGTGCTCGAGACCAGCCACCCGCCAAGCTGGTATTTGCCGCCCGACAGCATCGCTTCCGGGCTGCTACAGTCGTCGGCGCGTCGCTCGTTCTGCGAGTGGAAAGGCGTCGCGGTTTACTGGCATCTAGCGATCGGCGACGAACTGCTGCTCGATGTCGGCTGGAGCTATCCCGAGCCGAGCACCGCCTTCGCCGCGATGCGCGATCACGTCGCCTTTTACGCCGACCGGCTCGACCGCTGCCTCGTCGACGGCGAGCCGGTCACCCCGCAACCCGGCGGGTTCTACGGCGGCTGGATCACCCCCGATGTCGTCGGGCCGTTCAAGGGCGTGCCTGGAAGCGCCGGCTGGTGA
- a CDS encoding deoxyribodipyrimidine photo-lyase: protein MGLPAKLAEWREAPRVRALNDRAIASDGGYVLCWLQQALRAHDNPVIDAAVRLGNALQRPVLVYHGVREDYPYASDRFHRFILGASRDLGRDCRARELACVQHVDRAGMHEKGLVHRLGASAAAIVVEDQPTFIARWQAERVAARAAVAVYAVNAACLVPPAVIGSGITSRTGFLRRHEPARADWLESVAEISDVAAYTGPLPFVPDRLDDRSDADLAALVAGLAIDHTLPASSEYPAGRDATQARLDRLVREVLPVYAAVRNDATQAVGASGLSPYFHFGVIGPREVMAAVRAAAAGARHKAKFADELLGWREWFHYQATELAAPERYGRVAGWAAETLAAHASDPRPQLETLSAMLRGETRDETWNACQRQFLIDGWMHNNLRMYWCKQIIAMTPDPVTAWATACYLNDRLSLDGRDPSTYGNIATMFGGAPASRDVLVYGRVSTRSDDAICGRANGPTWVATAATRLAPEVSVPDGPRIDDYA, encoded by the coding sequence ATGGGCCTGCCCGCGAAACTGGCTGAGTGGCGCGAAGCACCACGTGTGCGAGCGCTCAACGACCGCGCGATCGCTTCCGATGGCGGCTACGTCCTATGCTGGTTGCAGCAGGCGTTGCGCGCGCACGACAACCCCGTGATCGACGCTGCGGTGCGCCTCGGCAACGCGCTGCAGCGACCGGTTCTCGTCTACCACGGCGTGCGCGAAGACTACCCCTACGCCTCGGACCGGTTCCACCGCTTCATCCTCGGTGCCAGCCGCGATCTCGGCCGCGACTGCCGTGCGCGCGAGCTCGCTTGCGTCCAGCATGTCGATCGCGCTGGCATGCACGAGAAGGGCCTCGTGCACCGCCTCGGCGCGTCGGCGGCGGCGATCGTTGTCGAGGACCAACCGACCTTCATCGCCCGCTGGCAAGCCGAGCGGGTCGCCGCTCGCGCCGCCGTTGCCGTGTATGCGGTCAACGCCGCGTGCCTCGTTCCACCGGCGGTGATCGGCAGCGGCATCACCAGTCGTACGGGCTTCCTGCGTCGGCACGAGCCGGCGCGGGCCGACTGGCTCGAGAGCGTCGCTGAGATATCCGACGTCGCCGCCTACACCGGGCCTCTGCCCTTCGTCCCGGACCGGCTCGACGACCGCAGCGACGCCGATCTCGCCGCCCTCGTCGCCGGGCTCGCGATCGATCATACCCTGCCTGCCAGCAGCGAGTATCCCGCCGGCCGGGACGCGACGCAGGCCCGGCTCGACCGGCTGGTTCGCGAGGTGCTCCCGGTCTACGCCGCAGTGCGCAACGACGCGACGCAAGCTGTCGGCGCGAGCGGCCTGTCGCCGTATTTTCACTTCGGCGTGATTGGTCCGCGCGAGGTCATGGCGGCGGTTCGGGCAGCCGCGGCTGGTGCCCGCCACAAGGCCAAGTTCGCCGACGAGCTGCTCGGCTGGCGTGAGTGGTTCCATTACCAAGCGACCGAGCTTGCCGCCCCCGAACGCTACGGCCGGGTCGCCGGCTGGGCGGCCGAAACCCTCGCCGCGCATGCGAGCGATCCGCGTCCCCAACTCGAGACACTGTCAGCTATGCTGCGCGGCGAGACCCGCGACGAGACGTGGAACGCCTGCCAACGCCAGTTCCTTATCGACGGCTGGATGCACAACAATCTGCGGATGTATTGGTGCAAGCAGATCATCGCCATGACGCCCGACCCTGTGACGGCATGGGCGACTGCCTGCTATCTGAACGACCGGTTGAGCCTCGACGGCCGCGATCCCTCGACCTACGGCAACATCGCCACGATGTTCGGCGGTGCACCGGCCAGCCGCGACGTGCTGGTCTACGGCCGGGTCTCGACCCGCAGCGACGATGCGATTTGCGGCCGGGCGAACGGGCCCACGTGGGTGGCTACGGCTGCGACGCGGCTGGCGCCAGAGGTCAGTGTGCCGGACGGCCCGCGCATCGACGACTACGCCTGA